The stretch of DNA TTTTCATGTTATGGTAAACTTCCTCTTTAAAGGAAAAATATTGCTTTTTTTCTCCATCCCTCTCAATTATATCTAATTTTCTTGGCGTATAAAAGTAACCTTCAATAAATGCTTGTCGACCTGAAAAAGCTGTATAATAAAAGAATCTACCTTTTTTATCTCCTAAAATAGGCTCATTATTTAAATTTAAATAATGTCGATTAGTTGCAAAAATATCCTTCTTTTCAGAATTATTTTTCAACCACTCTAAAGCTTGTTTTTCTTCCAACGTAATAACTCCTCTATCTTCTATAGCATAAGTAATATTTGCATACCCATAATTATTAATAATATCTAATACTATTTGCTTTGTAAATAACATAACCGCTAAAAAAAACACTCCATAGACCAGCAAAAAAGATCCTTTCGTTTTATATTCATATAACTTCTTAAAACATAATATTGATAGTATATTAATGAACAGTAAAGACCCAAACATAAAGTAAAAATGAGAACTCCCTTCATGATAAAGAATATACATCAAAACAATACCTGAAAAAGCTATTCCATACATATATAATTCAAAGATAGTAGATTTAGTAAAATTTTTAACAAACAATCCTACACTAATTAATAAAAGTATTCCTTGAAAAGGAATAAACATAAAAAAATGAAACGGTATTAATAAAAAAGAAAAATTTTCATTTAGTCCTACTAAACCTAAGATCTTCTTACCAAAAGGAAAACTTGTGTTAATAGTATCCATTACAAACACCTCTACTGAAGATATACTATCAACACCCAAAATAATATAATGACAAGAAACATAAACAAATAAAGTTAATACAAATAACTTTAAGATATATAAATCTATATGCTTTTTTAGAAATGTATTCACAAATAACACACAAAATAATATAACAGGAATCAATAAAGCAAAAACACTTTTAAATCCTGTAAGTATAAATACCCCAATTAACAATAACGTTACTTGTATAGTTGTGTATTTTTTATTTTTCAGAAAATCAATCACCAAAAGATTGACTATTATAAATATACAAAAAGATGGTAATATAGCATTTGGGTTTTTAAAAATATGATACTCAAAATAATTTAAAGTAACTGATGCTGAAACAGAAGAAACAAATAATGTACTTAGTATAAAAAAAACTATATATTTTTCTTCTTTCTTAAAAAAATATTGACCTATGCTATACATACTAAAACTTAGTATACTCAAATAAATAGGTATTATATAATAAAAACTAATATCAACTACAGATACTCCTGTAGTTTTATTTAATATACTCACTATCCAATCATCAAAAAAATGATATTTAAAGGGTAAGCCTTTTACATGTATATCTGGAGGAAAAAAATTTATATCAAAGGCATATGAATTTCCTGCATGCCAGAACTTATCTGAAGTAAAGTAGTCGAAAATTTTAACCTTCTCTAAAGAAGGAGTTCCCATAACATATAATGAAAATATAAAAATTATAAAAATTAATATGTAACCTAAATACCTTCTTTCATAAGCAACTTTTAATGGATTCTTATTTTTAAGAAAAAAATTCAATATGCTTACTATTAAAGGTATAATTAATAAAATATAAATATTGTTTATTTTTATTGTTACAAAATCTACTAAAAAAACAAAAAATAATCCTAAAATATTAGAAATCAATATATTAGAAAATGGTATATTTGAAAAATCAACTTTAGTCAACCTATAAAAAAATAAGCCTGGTAAAAAAATATATCCTACATATCCTATTAAAACTTTTAAAAAATTCAAAATTGATACTTCTGAATAATAATAACTCATAAAAAGTACCAGAATAGATATTAAACCTAAAAATATTTCTTTTTTATTTATATTCATTTTTAATACAATTATTTTTCTCTTTTATATTTTCGCCTATGGTTCTTACCTCTTCAATCAATTTTGCTTGAACTAAAATATTATTCCATTCTTTTTCAAAATTATTTTCTTTAACTATTGTAGTAAAATGATTAATCATATTTTTGAAATGATCATCTTCTTTTAATTGAATTTCCTTTTTATCTCCTTGTTTTTCAATTATAATCGTTGGTTTAAAATCCTTTTTAGCAGTATAAGCCCTCGTTGTTGTTAGTTTTCCCTTACTTCCCCATATTTCATATCCACATTGATAAAAGTTATCAAACCCAAAGGATACCTCAGAAAAAATATCCTTTTCTTTATGGACCAAAAAAGCACCTCCAAACCAATCTACATTAAATTGGTCATTTTTCTTTAAAAAAGAGGATTTTACTTGAAAACTGTCCCCCATCATAAATGTGGTAGCTTTTAACGTATATGCTCCTGCATCAAGTAATGCTCCTCCTCCCAAATCTTTATTATACCTAATATTTGTTTTTTCAGGAAATGGAGGAAATCCAAAATAGGCCCTAAATGCTCTTATAGCTCCTATTTCATCATTCTTTAACAGATCAAATACAAACTGATGTTGAGAATGGTGCTGAAATTGAAAATTTTCAACTACAGCAATATTATTTTCTTTTGCACACTTTACTACATTTTCTGCTTCTGAAAATGTCATAACTGCAGATTTTTCTACCAGTACATGCTTTCTATTTTTAATAGCTTTCATAATCCATTCATAATGTAACCCTGTAGGTAATGGAATATAAACAGCTTCAATAGATTCATCATTTAGAATCGCATCATATGTTTCTGCATATTTACATTGAAATTTCTCAGCTACTTCTTTTGCTTTACTAATATTTCTACTACTAACTGTAATACTATTATTATCAGATGCTCTTAATATTGCTGGAATAACGGAATTTACCGCTATATTTGCACAACTTATTATACCCCAGTTCATGTTTATATTTATATATATGAAATTGCTGAAATTAAACTCCTTGCTTGAATATTTACAAAATTATTAAATTGAATGAATTTTTTTAACTGATTCAATGTCAGCCAATTATAATTACTCGGCACTTCCTCTGAAAAACTATCATTCACTTTAATAATCATATTTCTATTTTGTTCTTTATAAAAACGTCCTCCTTCTTCTGATTGATAGGTATCATAAAGAACTTCATCAGAGTTCGCATTTAAAATAGTACTTAAAAACGGAATTGTTTCCATATTTTTATTATTTACAGAACTGCATTGAACAGTTGGTGCCATTTCAATAGTGTCCATAAAACCTGGTTCAACTCTCCCTTGTACTAAAAAGTGATAGATCCCTTTAATTTCTTTAACAATAAAAGCACATATTCCTTTATGCATAGGTTTTATTAAAGGCTGATCCCATGAAACGACTTCTCTATTTCCTATTTCCACCGTAACACCTATAACTTCAAAATAGTCATTATTAATCTGAGAAATTGTTTTTTCGCCTATTTCCCAGTCAGTTATATCAAAAACTGATTTAATACTTGTGTGAAGTTCATATTTTGATTTTAAATCTGTCAACCAATGTATTATTTCTTGAAAAGGTCGTTTTGAAACATTATGAACTAACAATGACTTAAGAAAATGATTTCCAATAGATGATTGGTTACCTTTTATTATATTAAAGAAATTATATGTATCTAATTTATAATCACCATATAAAAGTCCTGATATAACCGTTCGGGTATCCATATTTATAATATTATCAAAACTCATAAGGTATTTAATTTGTCCTAATGTCAGCCATCTAAAATCTTGCTTAAGCTCTATATCTTCTTCAACATTAATAATAATATTTCGATTTCTTTTTCTAAAGAAACGTGCTCCTTGTTCTGATTGTAATTGATCTAAAATTACATTTTCTGGTTTTACATTGATAAAATATTCTAAATAATTAGGAAATCTTCCACCATGTACTTTTGTATAATTACTTTTCGTTGCTTGAACAGTAGGTGATAATTGTACACAATTTACATTGCCTGGTTCTATTTTAGCTTGTACCAAAAAATAAAGTACACCTTCTATTTCCTTTGTAATAAAACCTAAATAACCTATTTCTGGTTGATTGATAATAGGTTGTTCCCAATTTAGTAGTTCTTGATTTTGATATTTTATATCTACTTGTAATCCTTTTATAGAAAAAAATTTGTTAGAAGAATGCTTTAAAGCACCTTCTTCTTTTGAAAATGACCAATTTCTTAGTTTATTAAATTCAATTTGATTAACCTGTACTTTTACCTCTTCATTTCGTTCTTTAACCCAATTTAAAATTTCTTCATTTCCATAAAAAGGGTTTTCTAACAATAAAGATGATTTTAAAATTTTATAATAAAGATTATTTATACTATGATTATTCATTCAGACAAATTTTTGATAAAAATAATGGTTTATAGTTGATTTTTTTTATTTTTATTTACTTATTTTCAATTCATTGAATAACTGGAGCCACTGATTAATAATAACTTCAATATCAAATTGTTTCATATTTTCTTTTGACTTTATACCAAATTTTCTCCTTTTATCTTCTGACTCCATTAAAATCATTAACTGATCTGCTAAATTCTGAATATCTAAATATTTTGAAAGAAGACCACTCTCTTTATGCTTTACAATTTCAGAAGGGCCTGTTGGACATTTCCAAGCCACAATAGGCAATCCAAAAGATGATGCTTCCAACAAAGTCATAGGAAACCCTTCATAACGAGAACTTAAAACATAAATAGAACTACTCAAATAATAATCCTCAACATTTTTAACTATTGGAAGAATTTCAATAACATCATTTAACTCTAATTGTTTCACTTTATTTTCTATAACTTCAGCATTTTCTGAACCTAATCCTATTATTTTCAAATTCCATTCAGGAAATTTTCTATGAACAATATTCCAAACATCTATCAAAAGGTCATATCCTTTTACAAAAGGAATTCTACCTAAAGTAATTACCTCTTTTTTTGAATAATCAGCATATTCATCTGATAATTTTTCTATTAAAGGATTATATATTACTGTTGAATTATTTAGATCCCACGACTTTTGATCTTCCTGAGTTAAAAGAACAACTTTAGAAAATTTTCTTAAATTTTTTTCAATCCGTTTAACTAAATACTTTCGATATATTTTATGTATAATATTTTTAGACTGAATTTCCAAGGCCATTTTAGAGCTATGATATTCCACAATTTTTTTACAAGGATGGTTTAT from Flavobacteriaceae bacterium UJ101 encodes:
- the tagE gene encoding poly(glycerol-phosphate) alpha-glucosyltransferase (Belongs to the glycosyltransferase group 1 family. Glycosyltransferase 4 subfamily.; KEGG: sep:SE0332 poly(glycerol-phosphate) alpha-glucosyltransferase), which produces MKILYFIDRIDTPGGVERVLSVKANYFVDKGYDVGIVTLEKGNKPPFFTFSPEIKIHYLNVQNNKIKNKEHIQKVTELIIEENPDICISMFGLEIYFLHSINHPCKKIVEYHSSKMALEIQSKNIIHKIYRKYLVKRIEKNLRKFSKVVLLTQEDQKSWDLNNSTVIYNPLIEKLSDEYADYSKKEVITLGRIPFVKGYDLLIDVWNIVHRKFPEWNLKIIGLGSENAEVIENKVKQLELNDVIEILPIVKNVEDYYLSSSIYVLSSRYEGFPMTLLEASSFGLPIVAWKCPTGPSEIVKHKESGLLSKYLDIQNLADQLMILMESEDKRRKFGIKSKENMKQFDIEVIINQWLQLFNELKISK
- the iolG gene encoding inositol 2-dehydrogenase (NADP-dependent D-xylose dehydrogenase involved in the degradation of D-xylose, a major component of hemicelluloses such as xylan. Even if it shows D-xylose dehydrogenase activity, it is not essential for D-xylose degradation; Belongs to the Gfo/Idh/MocA family.; KEGG: cme:CYME_CMR475C myo-inositol 2-dehydrogenase / D-chiro-inositol 1-dehydrogenase); protein product: MNWGIISCANIAVNSVIPAILRASDNNSITVSSRNISKAKEVAEKFQCKYAETYDAILNDESIEAVYIPLPTGLHYEWIMKAIKNRKHVLVEKSAVMTFSEAENVVKCAKENNIAVVENFQFQHHSQHQFVFDLLKNDEIGAIRAFRAYFGFPPFPEKTNIRYNKDLGGGALLDAGAYTLKATTFMMGDSFQVKSSFLKKNDQFNVDWFGGAFLVHKEKDIFSEVSFGFDNFYQCGYEIWGSKGKLTTTRAYTAKKDFKPTIIIEKQGDKKEIQLKEDDHFKNMINHFTTIVKENNFEKEWNNILVQAKLIEEVRTIGENIKEKNNCIKNEYK